Proteins encoded within one genomic window of Halorussus salilacus:
- a CDS encoding Sjogren's syndrome/scleroderma autoantigen 1 family protein: protein MSSDDSGFDKEAEREKLREKYEKDKKDRESTQRMSELLLQGATMTGKHCGDCGDPIFRYDGQEFCPTCQREVERDAAAESDDDIDADATTAADSGAEVESGAVDSDADGPRVEINDVRVADRHADRSDLRDPPSRTGRRTDDSRGSGGSPGADRPGGAHDDPTRARGRESGEADLATARASLVRTLTDLARRAEETDDVARTRDLLAASREAAEALAALDRANR from the coding sequence ATGAGCAGTGACGACTCGGGATTCGACAAGGAGGCCGAGCGAGAGAAGCTCCGCGAGAAGTACGAGAAGGACAAGAAGGACCGCGAGAGCACCCAGCGGATGAGCGAACTCCTCCTCCAAGGTGCGACCATGACCGGCAAGCACTGCGGCGACTGCGGCGACCCCATCTTCCGATACGACGGCCAGGAGTTCTGCCCGACCTGCCAGCGCGAGGTCGAGCGTGACGCGGCCGCCGAATCTGACGACGACATCGACGCCGACGCGACCACGGCGGCCGACTCCGGGGCCGAGGTCGAATCCGGCGCGGTCGACTCCGACGCCGACGGACCCCGCGTGGAGATAAACGACGTTCGGGTCGCCGACCGACACGCCGACAGGTCGGACCTGCGCGACCCACCGTCTCGGACCGGCCGCCGGACCGACGACTCGCGTGGTTCGGGCGGCTCGCCCGGCGCTGACCGCCCCGGTGGGGCCCACGACGACCCGACTCGCGCCCGCGGGCGCGAGTCGGGCGAGGCCGACCTCGCGACCGCCCGCGCGTCGCTGGTCCGGACGCTGACCGACCTCGCCCGCCGCGCCGAGGAGACCGACGACGTGGCCCGAACCCGCGACCTGCTCGCGGCGAGTCGGGAGGCCGCCGAGGCGCTCGCTGCGCTCGACCGAGCGAACCGCTGA
- the cgi121 gene encoding KEOPS complex subunit Cgi121, with amino-acid sequence MRLVEGRADIDDLDAFLADLGEVGEEFDCAVQAFDADLVVGVDHLRTAVERADRALDRGENVARDPAVEILLYAAGRRQINRALEMGVDEGEHDVVVVAHGQAEASDEAGAADAVRGLLAPVETAPASSDAGAVSTDRGPVSADRIDREAVREFFDVSEAELDATDASLADLVRERVALLDVEK; translated from the coding sequence ATGAGGCTGGTCGAGGGCCGCGCCGACATCGACGACCTCGACGCCTTCCTCGCCGACCTCGGCGAGGTCGGCGAGGAGTTCGACTGCGCGGTCCAGGCGTTCGACGCAGACCTCGTGGTCGGCGTCGACCATCTCCGGACCGCGGTCGAGCGCGCCGACCGCGCGCTCGACCGCGGCGAGAACGTCGCCCGCGACCCCGCGGTCGAGATACTGCTGTACGCGGCTGGCCGCCGTCAGATTAACCGCGCCCTCGAAATGGGCGTTGACGAGGGCGAACACGACGTGGTCGTGGTCGCCCACGGCCAAGCGGAGGCGAGCGACGAGGCGGGCGCGGCCGACGCCGTCCGGGGGCTACTCGCGCCCGTGGAGACCGCGCCCGCGTCCTCGGACGCGGGCGCGGTCTCCACGGACCGAGGCCCCGTCTCGGCCGACCGCATCGACCGCGAGGCGGTCCGGGAGTTCTTCGACGTGAGCGAGGCCGAACTCGACGCGACCGACGCGAGCCTCGCGGATCTGGTCCGCGAGCGCGTCGCCCTGCTCGACGTGGAGAAGTGA
- a CDS encoding DUF5789 family protein: MADYDPDAESEQRHARERQRERTESVESMLGEAGRMLGEHKYPATSEELATEYGDQQLDLANETESLGSVFDRLVDERFESADEAREAVYNELTGEAAGPEEYNDQRDLGALDEETTDDGSYVSEN, translated from the coding sequence ATGGCCGACTACGACCCCGACGCCGAGAGCGAGCAACGCCACGCCCGCGAGCGCCAGCGCGAGCGGACCGAGTCGGTCGAGAGCATGCTCGGGGAGGCCGGGCGGATGCTCGGCGAGCACAAGTACCCCGCCACGAGCGAGGAGCTGGCGACCGAGTACGGCGACCAGCAACTCGACCTGGCGAACGAGACCGAGTCGCTCGGGAGCGTCTTCGACCGACTCGTCGACGAGCGCTTCGAGTCGGCCGACGAGGCCCGCGAGGCGGTCTACAACGAGCTCACCGGCGAGGCCGCAGGTCCCGAGGAGTACAACGACCAGCGCGACCTCGGAGCGTTGGACGAGGAAACCACGGACGACGGGTCGTACGTGAGCGAAAACTGA
- a CDS encoding dolichol kinase, which yields MGSEIKRRLVHASGTGYPALYLLDLASYEQLQLLLVVSSVAALALEGVRLLVGLDWRIFDELTREYEQDNIAGYALYMFGMTAAALLFEPRVAIPAMLMLTIADPISGYVGSGELGVKAAHTLALTFGVCLLIASLSGLPLVTAALGALAATLADGAKPVIAGYVIDDNLTIPVGAAVVMYFGLQYAPEVTF from the coding sequence GTGGGCAGCGAGATCAAGCGCCGACTCGTCCACGCCAGCGGCACCGGCTACCCTGCGCTGTACCTGCTCGACCTGGCGAGCTACGAGCAGTTACAGCTCCTGCTCGTGGTGAGTTCGGTCGCCGCGCTCGCGCTGGAAGGGGTCCGGCTCCTCGTCGGTCTCGACTGGCGCATCTTCGACGAGCTCACCCGCGAGTACGAGCAGGACAACATCGCGGGCTACGCGCTCTACATGTTCGGGATGACCGCGGCCGCCCTCCTGTTCGAGCCGCGGGTGGCGATTCCCGCGATGCTGATGCTGACCATCGCCGACCCCATCAGCGGCTACGTCGGGTCCGGCGAGTTGGGCGTGAAGGCCGCCCACACCCTCGCGCTCACATTCGGGGTGTGTCTGCTCATCGCCAGCCTCTCGGGGCTCCCGCTGGTGACCGCCGCGCTCGGCGCGCTCGCGGCGACGCTGGCCGACGGCGCGAAGCCGGTCATCGCGGGCTACGTCATCGACGACAATCTCACGATTCCGGTGGGCGCGGCGGTCGTGATGTACTTCGGGTTGCAGTACGCCCCCGAGGTGACGTTCTGA
- the glyS gene encoding glycine--tRNA ligase: protein MSRDLVELAKRRGYFFQSARAYGGVSGFYTYGPEGATLKQNVEDAWRERFGVREGHREIDAPTVMPEAVFEASGHLDTFDDMLVECPECGESHRADHLIEDATDIEEAESYPIEEVEELIREHDLRCPTCDAELAGEPVEDFNLMFETNIGPGSSSPGYLRPETAQGIFVEFPQLAEYARNQLPFGITQIGKAYRNEISPRNSLIRTREFTQAEVEHFIDPTEDEPPLERVEDVELTLYPADEQGGEDGESGEYVETTVGEAVAEGLVHEWVAYYLGVGKQWYESIGVDMDRFRFRQHLAGELAHYAADCWDAEGEIDGDWYELAGFAYRSDYDLSKHDEYSDDDFTVFKQYDEPKVVERATVDPDMSYLGPEFGGKAGDIADTLETLAERERSAFEGEEVTVEVGGEEYTIPTEKTGFSVEEVKETGEHLMPHVVEPSIGIDRAVYTVLVHSYEVDEVEGETRTRLALEPEVAPTFVGVFPLMDKDGMGELAREITADLRAEGLDVSYDDSGNIGRRYRRQDEVGTPFCVTVDYDSLDDDTVTLRERDSTEQVRVPVEDLPDLLGDLRTGETTFADLEAAAPEQ, encoded by the coding sequence ATGAGCCGGGACCTCGTGGAACTCGCCAAGCGGCGGGGCTACTTCTTCCAGTCGGCGCGGGCGTACGGCGGCGTCTCGGGCTTCTACACCTACGGTCCGGAAGGCGCGACCCTCAAGCAGAACGTCGAGGACGCGTGGCGCGAGCGGTTCGGCGTCCGGGAGGGCCACCGCGAGATCGACGCCCCGACCGTGATGCCCGAGGCCGTCTTCGAGGCGTCGGGCCACCTCGACACCTTCGACGACATGCTCGTGGAGTGCCCCGAGTGCGGCGAGAGCCACCGCGCCGACCACCTCATCGAGGACGCGACCGACATCGAGGAGGCCGAGAGCTACCCAATCGAGGAGGTCGAGGAGCTCATCCGGGAGCACGACCTCCGGTGTCCCACCTGCGACGCCGAACTGGCGGGCGAGCCGGTCGAGGACTTCAATCTGATGTTCGAGACCAACATCGGCCCGGGTAGCTCCTCGCCGGGCTACCTCCGGCCCGAGACCGCACAGGGCATCTTCGTGGAGTTCCCCCAGCTCGCCGAATACGCCCGGAACCAGCTCCCGTTCGGCATCACCCAGATCGGCAAGGCCTACCGGAACGAGATTTCGCCGCGGAACTCGCTCATCCGGACCCGGGAGTTCACGCAGGCCGAGGTCGAACACTTCATCGACCCGACCGAAGACGAACCCCCGCTGGAGCGGGTCGAGGACGTGGAACTCACGCTGTACCCCGCCGACGAACAGGGCGGCGAGGACGGCGAGAGCGGCGAGTACGTCGAGACGACCGTCGGCGAGGCGGTCGCGGAGGGCCTCGTCCACGAGTGGGTCGCGTACTACCTCGGCGTCGGCAAGCAGTGGTACGAGTCCATCGGCGTCGACATGGACCGGTTCCGGTTCCGCCAGCACCTCGCTGGCGAACTGGCCCACTACGCCGCCGACTGCTGGGACGCCGAGGGCGAGATCGACGGCGACTGGTACGAGCTCGCGGGGTTCGCCTACCGCAGCGACTACGACCTCAGCAAGCACGACGAATACTCCGACGACGACTTCACCGTCTTCAAGCAGTACGACGAACCGAAGGTGGTCGAGCGCGCCACGGTCGACCCCGACATGAGCTACCTCGGCCCCGAGTTCGGCGGGAAGGCCGGAGACATCGCCGACACGCTCGAAACGCTCGCCGAGCGCGAGCGCTCGGCGTTCGAGGGCGAGGAAGTCACCGTCGAAGTCGGCGGTGAAGAGTACACGATTCCGACCGAGAAGACCGGCTTCTCGGTCGAGGAGGTCAAGGAGACCGGCGAACACCTCATGCCTCATGTGGTCGAACCCTCCATCGGTATCGACCGGGCGGTCTACACGGTGCTGGTCCACTCCTACGAGGTCGACGAGGTCGAGGGCGAGACGCGGACGCGTCTCGCCCTCGAACCCGAGGTCGCACCCACCTTCGTCGGCGTCTTCCCGCTGATGGACAAGGACGGCATGGGCGAACTCGCCCGCGAGATCACCGCCGACCTCCGCGCGGAGGGCCTCGACGTGAGCTACGACGACTCGGGCAACATCGGTCGGCGCTACCGCAGGCAGGACGAGGTCGGCACGCCGTTCTGCGTCACGGTGGACTACGACAGCCTCGATGACGACACCGTCACGCTCCGCGAGCGCGATTCGACCGAGCAGGTCAGGGTTCCCGTCGAGGACTTGCCCGACCTGCTCGGCGACCTCCGGACCGGCGAGACCACCTTCGCGGACCTCGAGGCCGCCGCGCCCGAGCAGTGA
- a CDS encoding DEAD/DEAH box helicase, protein MATTGEQYVDHELLVPEFIERRMYQLQLAGSAKDAHTLVCLPTGLGKTTVSLLVTAERLADAGGKSLFLAPTKPLVQQHTDFYREALDVPDDDIAMFTGEVSPDDRAELWKRAQVVIATPQVVENDLVGSRVDLRDVTHLTFDECHRATGDYAYNYIAERYHQDAADPLVTGMSASPGGDEEEILDVCENLGIQNVEVMTEDDSDVSEFTHDTEVEWERVELPDEILEIRDALNEVVEDRLGKLKQLGVTRKTSADLSETDIKKMRAQLQQLIDNDQSEGFKGMSALAEIRKLRTAVTYVETQSVEALRRYFERQRNAARSSGASKASQRFVSEPKVKEAMRRAEEYDGLHPKYSRARIRIAETLGIEGGERVIVFTESRDTAEALTEFLGQHFDTQRFVGQGDKEGSDGMTQKQQQETLDRFRGGEFEVLVSTSVAEEGLDVPEVDLVLFYEPVPTAIRSIQRKGRTGRQAEGKVAVLLAEDTRDEAYFWISKRREDEMEDELRKLKGVADEVEEELDDSQRRLADFDGGPGGSGGSGGTDGPAGPAGGDSESGPDSDVEPGLESFAASDSDDGASAGSETADATRTADATETGGGDDGVVATARPDEGTVEIVADQRELDSTIARDLSTREGIETRLETLAVGDYVLSDRVVVERKSVSDFLDTLTGGDRSLFEQLGDATRHYARPILILEGEGLYEERNVHPNAIRGALSSLAVDFGASVLRTRDEDDTADLLEVVATREQEVDDREVSVHGEKQSKTLAEQQEYVVASIADIGPVTARSLLTEFKTVEAVMTARKDDLMEAEGVGEITAERIREVVGSDYDE, encoded by the coding sequence ATGGCGACGACCGGCGAGCAGTACGTGGACCACGAACTCCTGGTTCCGGAGTTCATCGAGCGGCGGATGTACCAGCTACAGTTGGCAGGGTCGGCCAAGGACGCCCACACCCTCGTCTGTCTCCCCACGGGGTTGGGGAAGACGACCGTGAGCCTGCTGGTGACCGCCGAGCGACTCGCCGACGCAGGAGGCAAGAGCCTGTTCCTCGCGCCGACGAAGCCCCTCGTCCAGCAACACACCGACTTCTATCGGGAGGCCCTCGACGTTCCCGACGACGACATCGCGATGTTCACCGGGGAGGTGAGTCCCGACGACCGCGCAGAACTGTGGAAGCGCGCGCAGGTCGTCATCGCGACCCCGCAGGTCGTCGAGAACGACCTCGTGGGAAGCCGGGTCGACCTCCGCGACGTGACTCACCTCACCTTCGACGAGTGCCACCGCGCGACCGGCGACTACGCCTACAACTACATCGCCGAACGGTACCATCAGGACGCCGCCGACCCACTCGTGACCGGGATGAGCGCCTCGCCGGGCGGCGACGAGGAGGAGATTCTGGACGTGTGCGAGAACCTCGGCATCCAGAACGTCGAGGTGATGACCGAGGACGACAGCGACGTGTCGGAGTTCACCCACGACACCGAGGTGGAGTGGGAGCGGGTCGAACTGCCCGACGAGATTCTGGAGATTCGCGACGCCCTCAACGAGGTCGTCGAGGACCGACTCGGGAAGCTCAAGCAACTCGGGGTCACGCGCAAGACCAGCGCCGACCTCTCGGAGACCGACATCAAGAAGATGCGCGCCCAGCTCCAACAGCTCATCGACAACGACCAGTCGGAGGGCTTCAAGGGGATGTCGGCGCTCGCGGAGATTCGGAAGCTCCGGACCGCGGTGACCTACGTCGAGACCCAGAGCGTCGAGGCGCTGCGGCGGTACTTCGAGCGCCAGCGCAACGCCGCCCGGAGTTCGGGCGCGTCGAAGGCGAGCCAGCGGTTCGTGAGCGAACCCAAGGTCAAGGAGGCGATGCGCCGGGCCGAGGAGTACGACGGCCTCCACCCGAAGTACTCCCGGGCGCGCATCCGCATCGCCGAAACGCTCGGCATCGAGGGCGGCGAGCGCGTCATCGTGTTCACCGAGTCCCGGGACACCGCCGAGGCGCTGACCGAGTTCCTCGGCCAGCACTTCGACACCCAGCGGTTCGTCGGTCAGGGGGACAAGGAGGGAAGCGACGGGATGACCCAGAAACAGCAACAGGAGACCCTCGACCGGTTCCGGGGCGGGGAGTTCGAGGTGCTGGTCTCGACCTCGGTCGCCGAGGAGGGACTCGACGTGCCCGAGGTCGACCTCGTGCTGTTCTACGAACCCGTCCCCACGGCCATCCGGTCGATCCAGCGCAAGGGCCGGACAGGCCGACAGGCCGAGGGGAAGGTCGCGGTCCTGCTCGCGGAGGACACCCGCGACGAGGCGTACTTCTGGATATCCAAGCGCCGCGAGGACGAGATGGAGGACGAACTCCGGAAGCTGAAGGGGGTCGCCGACGAGGTCGAGGAGGAACTCGACGACTCCCAGCGACGACTGGCCGACTTCGACGGCGGTCCCGGTGGGTCGGGTGGGTCCGGCGGGACCGACGGTCCCGCCGGACCCGCCGGTGGCGACTCAGAGAGTGGTCCCGATTCCGACGTGGAACCCGGTCTGGAGTCGTTCGCCGCGAGCGACTCGGACGACGGGGCAAGCGCGGGGAGCGAAACGGCCGACGCCACTCGAACGGCCGACGCGACCGAAACGGGCGGTGGCGACGACGGCGTCGTCGCCACCGCCCGCCCCGACGAGGGGACGGTCGAGATCGTTGCCGACCAGCGGGAACTCGACTCGACCATCGCCCGGGACCTCTCGACCCGCGAGGGAATCGAGACCCGCCTCGAAACGCTGGCTGTCGGCGACTACGTCCTCAGCGACCGGGTCGTCGTCGAGCGAAAGTCGGTCAGCGACTTCCTCGACACCCTGACCGGCGGCGACCGCTCGCTGTTCGAGCAGTTGGGTGACGCGACCCGCCACTACGCCCGGCCCATCCTGATTCTGGAGGGCGAGGGCCTCTACGAGGAGCGCAACGTCCACCCCAACGCCATCCGCGGGGCGCTGTCGTCGCTGGCGGTCGACTTCGGCGCGAGCGTCCTCCGGACCCGCGACGAGGACGACACCGCCGACCTGCTGGAGGTGGTCGCCACCCGCGAGCAGGAGGTCGACGACCGCGAGGTGTCGGTCCACGGCGAGAAGCAGAGCAAGACGCTGGCCGAGCAACAGGAGTACGTGGTCGCCTCCATCGCCGACATCGGACCGGTGACCGCCCGTTCCCTGCTGACGGAGTTCAAGACGGTCGAGGCCGTGATGACCGCTCGGAAGGACGACCTGATGGAGGCCGAGGGCGTCGGCGAGATCACCGCCGAGCGCATCCGCGAGGTCGTCGGGAGCGATTACGACGAGTAA
- the mdh gene encoding malate dehydrogenase: MTKISVVGAAGTVGAAAAYNIALRDVADELVLVDIPDKEEDTVGQAADVNHGAAYDANTTVRQGDYSATEGSDVVVITAGIPRQPGQTRIDLAGDNAPIMEDIGSSLAEYNDDFVTVTTSNPVDLLNRHLYEVGERSREQVIGFGGRLDSARFRYVLGQRFDEPVRNVEATILGEHGDAQVPVFSKVRVNGNDPEFDDDEKEEILGELQESAMNVIEKKGATEWGPATGVGHMVEAVVRDTGEVIPGSIKLDGEYGHDDVALGVPLKLGSDGVEEVVEWDLTEFEREQLGEAADKLSEQYEKIA; this comes from the coding sequence ATGACCAAGATCAGCGTGGTCGGCGCGGCCGGAACCGTCGGGGCCGCGGCGGCGTACAACATCGCGCTTCGGGACGTGGCCGACGAACTGGTGCTCGTCGACATCCCGGACAAGGAGGAAGACACCGTCGGGCAGGCCGCCGACGTGAACCACGGGGCGGCCTACGACGCGAACACCACGGTCCGGCAGGGCGATTACTCGGCGACCGAGGGCTCGGACGTGGTGGTCATCACCGCCGGAATCCCCCGCCAGCCCGGCCAGACCCGCATCGACCTCGCGGGCGACAACGCGCCGATCATGGAGGACATCGGCTCGTCGCTCGCGGAGTACAACGACGACTTCGTGACCGTCACGACCTCGAACCCGGTCGACTTGCTGAACCGCCACCTCTACGAGGTCGGCGAGCGCTCGCGCGAGCAAGTCATCGGTTTCGGCGGCCGACTCGACTCCGCGCGGTTCCGCTACGTCCTCGGCCAGCGCTTCGACGAACCGGTCCGGAACGTCGAGGCGACCATCCTCGGCGAACACGGCGACGCGCAGGTACCGGTCTTCTCGAAGGTCCGCGTCAACGGCAACGACCCCGAGTTCGACGACGACGAGAAGGAGGAGATTCTGGGCGAATTGCAGGAGAGCGCGATGAACGTCATCGAGAAGAAGGGCGCGACCGAGTGGGGTCCCGCGACCGGCGTCGGCCACATGGTCGAGGCCGTGGTCCGCGACACCGGCGAGGTCATCCCGGGTTCCATCAAGCTCGACGGCGAGTACGGCCACGACGACGTGGCGCTGGGCGTCCCCCTGAAGCTCGGGAGCGACGGCGTCGAGGAGGTCGTCGAGTGGGACCTCACCGAGTTCGAGCGCGAACAGCTCGGCGAGGCCGCAGACAAGCTCTCCGAGCAGTACGAGAAGATAGCGTAG
- a CDS encoding IMP cyclohydrolase gives MYIGRFLIVAPDVAAYRVSSRSFPNRQVIERDGALTVAPTDDAPETDNPYISYNCVRRAASGAPDAAVVGNGSHVDPITEKLELGYPARDALAESLLALDYEKDDYDTPRIAGVLEGGPDETASIGIVRKDALLVREVAEPTLVATYEKDAPEAVAFDAETAAEAAREAYDLDFEHAVCAAGVARTDEGFSFAVENGN, from the coding sequence ATGTACATCGGACGGTTCCTCATCGTCGCCCCTGACGTGGCGGCCTACCGCGTCTCCTCGCGGTCGTTCCCGAACCGGCAGGTAATCGAGCGCGACGGCGCGCTCACGGTCGCGCCGACCGACGATGCACCCGAGACCGACAACCCCTACATCTCGTACAACTGCGTCCGGCGCGCCGCGAGCGGCGCGCCGGACGCGGCAGTCGTCGGGAACGGCTCGCACGTCGACCCCATCACCGAGAAGCTCGAACTCGGCTACCCCGCCCGTGACGCCCTCGCAGAGAGCCTGCTCGCGCTGGACTACGAGAAGGACGACTACGACACGCCCCGCATCGCGGGCGTGCTCGAAGGCGGCCCGGACGAAACGGCCTCTATCGGCATCGTCCGGAAGGACGCCCTGCTGGTCCGCGAGGTCGCGGAACCGACCCTCGTGGCGACCTACGAGAAGGACGCGCCCGAGGCCGTCGCGTTCGACGCCGAGACGGCCGCCGAGGCCGCCCGCGAGGCGTACGACCTCGACTTCGAACACGCGGTCTGTGCGGCGGGCGTCGCCCGGACCGACGAGGGCTTCTCGTTCGCGGTCGAGAACGGGAACTAA
- a CDS encoding metallophosphoesterase family protein codes for MKVGVLSDIHSNEVALEAVLADADDAEAFVCAGDVVGYNPWPAECVAVVRERGIPTVMGNHDRAVATGTAFRFNSMAKAGVEHARQRLSEDQRGWLAALPDERREFDGRVKVVHGHPNDPDHYTHPEEFSADLLGDEDVLILGHTHVQHHEVYDEGIVMNPGSVGQPRDGDPRAAYAVLDLDDLTVEQRRVEYDVEEVQEAVEEVGLPSRIASRLSDGR; via the coding sequence ATGAAGGTCGGGGTCCTGTCTGACATCCACTCGAACGAGGTCGCGCTGGAAGCGGTGCTCGCCGACGCGGACGACGCGGAGGCGTTCGTCTGCGCGGGCGACGTGGTCGGATACAATCCGTGGCCCGCCGAGTGCGTCGCGGTAGTTCGCGAACGCGGGATTCCGACGGTGATGGGCAACCACGACCGGGCGGTCGCCACCGGGACGGCGTTCCGGTTCAATTCGATGGCGAAGGCCGGGGTCGAACACGCCCGGCAGCGACTGTCCGAGGACCAGCGCGGGTGGCTCGCCGCCCTCCCCGACGAGCGCCGCGAGTTCGACGGCCGGGTGAAGGTCGTCCACGGCCACCCGAACGACCCCGATCACTACACCCACCCCGAGGAGTTCTCGGCCGACCTCCTCGGCGACGAGGACGTGCTGATACTGGGCCACACTCACGTCCAGCACCACGAGGTGTACGACGAGGGAATCGTGATGAACCCCGGGAGCGTCGGCCAACCCCGCGACGGCGACCCGCGCGCGGCCTACGCAGTCCTCGACTTGGACGACCTCACGGTCGAGCAACGGCGGGTCGAGTACGACGTGGAGGAAGTCCAAGAGGCCGTCGAGGAGGTGGGGCTTCCGAGTCGGATCGCCAGCAGGCTCTCGGACGGCCGGTAG
- a CDS encoding sulfatase-like hydrolase/transferase: MTSIAIVVLDTLRADAFEEAFDWLDGRRFANAYSTSHWTVPAHASLFTGRYASEVGVHGKSPTLDWEGTVLPEALRDAGYRTRLFTGNPQIYRYDGWDRGFDQRVNQASLGLVGDVFDWGTFGHESERSGLALYLEGLLRCLVGDCATLPSLREGYRLFTNSSAYGGAEGLRERVRATEFGDDEFLFANVMDAHTPYYPPDGGDPVVVVAADALAGSVEDPDRIRRAYRTGVEYLSKVYRDIYRELREDFDYVVTLSDHGELLGERGMWNHSIGLDPELVRVPLVVSGDDVDDGTCEAVVSLLDVHRTVADLAGLPDAVADSRGQNLLDDPEAVPRLTEYHGLVPFHDDQFERKGVADLAERYDRPLDGFVAPNGFYGYETHTEGFRSVGDPPTDDPEAQLRELVGEIDRREVDREEMSVPEDVQDRLEDLGYA; this comes from the coding sequence ATGACGAGCATCGCCATCGTCGTGCTGGACACCCTCCGGGCCGACGCGTTCGAGGAGGCGTTCGACTGGCTCGACGGCCGCCGGTTCGCGAACGCCTACTCGACCTCCCACTGGACCGTGCCCGCCCACGCGTCGCTGTTCACAGGCCGGTACGCCAGCGAGGTCGGCGTCCACGGCAAGTCGCCGACCCTCGACTGGGAGGGGACGGTGCTGCCCGAGGCCCTCCGCGACGCGGGCTACCGGACCCGCCTGTTCACCGGCAATCCCCAGATATACCGGTACGACGGTTGGGACCGCGGCTTCGACCAGCGCGTCAATCAGGCGAGCCTCGGCCTCGTCGGCGACGTATTCGACTGGGGGACCTTCGGACACGAGTCCGAGCGGTCGGGCCTCGCGCTCTACCTCGAAGGCCTCCTCCGGTGTCTCGTCGGGGACTGCGCGACGCTCCCGTCGCTCCGAGAGGGCTACCGCCTGTTCACCAACTCCTCGGCCTACGGCGGGGCCGAGGGCCTCCGCGAGCGGGTCCGGGCTACCGAGTTCGGCGACGACGAGTTCCTGTTCGCCAACGTCATGGACGCCCACACTCCGTACTACCCGCCCGACGGCGGCGACCCGGTGGTCGTGGTGGCCGCCGACGCGCTCGCGGGCTCGGTCGAAGACCCCGACCGAATCCGGCGGGCGTACCGGACCGGAGTCGAGTACCTCTCGAAGGTCTATCGCGACATCTACCGCGAACTCCGCGAGGACTTCGACTACGTGGTCACGCTCTCGGACCACGGCGAACTCCTCGGCGAACGCGGCATGTGGAACCACTCCATCGGTCTGGACCCGGAACTGGTCCGAGTCCCGCTCGTCGTCAGCGGCGACGACGTGGACGACGGGACCTGCGAGGCAGTCGTGAGCCTGCTCGACGTCCACCGGACGGTCGCCGACCTCGCGGGACTCCCGGACGCCGTGGCCGATTCGCGGGGCCAGAATCTCCTCGACGACCCCGAGGCCGTCCCGCGACTCACCGAGTACCACGGATTGGTCCCGTTCCACGACGACCAGTTCGAGCGCAAGGGAGTCGCCGACCTCGCCGAGCGCTACGACCGGCCCCTAGACGGCTTCGTCGCTCCGAACGGCTTCTACGGCTACGAGACCCACACCGAGGGATTCCGGTCGGTCGGCGACCCGCCGACCGACGACCCCGAGGCGCAGTTGCGCGAGTTGGTGGGCGAAATCGACCGCCGGGAGGTGGACCGCGAGGAGATGTCGGTCCCCGAGGACGTGCAGGACCGACTGGAGGACCTGGGGTACGCCTGA
- a CDS encoding MOSC domain-containing protein, translating into MSDADEASAPGNRIGAVERIHVAPGMGGDPESRESVEAVADRGLEGDRYFEGEGIYNERDDLDPSDVTLIEAEALDAAARDYDVDLAPGAHRRNLTTRGVALNHLVGERFRVGEAVLEGTGLCEPCSYMERVADQPDAMTALEHRGGLDARIVESGRIAVGDDVVW; encoded by the coding sequence ATGAGCGACGCCGACGAAGCATCCGCGCCGGGGAACCGTATCGGTGCGGTCGAGCGAATCCACGTCGCGCCGGGCATGGGCGGCGACCCCGAATCTCGGGAGTCGGTCGAGGCGGTGGCCGACCGCGGTCTCGAAGGGGACCGCTACTTCGAGGGCGAGGGCATCTACAACGAGCGCGACGACCTCGACCCCAGCGACGTCACGCTCATCGAGGCCGAGGCGCTGGACGCCGCCGCGCGGGACTACGACGTCGACCTCGCTCCCGGCGCGCACCGACGAAACCTCACGACGCGAGGCGTCGCGCTCAACCACCTCGTCGGCGAGCGCTTCCGGGTCGGCGAGGCGGTCCTCGAAGGCACCGGCCTCTGTGAGCCCTGTTCCTACATGGAGCGGGTCGCCGACCAGCCCGACGCGATGACGGCGCTCGAACACCGGGGCGGACTCGACGCCCGAATCGTCGAGTCCGGGCGTATCGCCGTCGGCGACGACGTGGTCTGGTGA